The Acidobacteriota bacterium genome includes a region encoding these proteins:
- a CDS encoding PBP1A family penicillin-binding protein — protein sequence MAERKRKKTGSRARSFRRALVKVLIGLGLVLAIALGAFLIRYYYIFDGTIEQKLGNRRTIAATRIYSAPTLLRPGKSLSLPELRARLRRLGYEEGNAAPGMAGFRVTGPERLLVRNDASSPVDPGRAAEIRTRGPRIESVLHPDSLTPLESFGLRPELLSNVIDERREKRREVAYDEIPQVLVDAVLASEDRRFFSHGGIDPIRILKALIVDIRAGEAAQGASTLTQQFVKNYFLTPERTLRRKFADAYMSVLLERRLTKRQIFELYSNEVYLGQVGTFSIVGFGEAANAFFHKNIRELSLEEAATLAGIISAPNRYGPLRYPQRALERRNLVLDLMAGYGMISPGQRDEAKARPVVVQPTTLLDYSGAPYFVDYVQERLLGRYGADALAHSKFRVYTTLDTDLQRAAFEAVEGEMGALDEILAKRAEPVPPGTVQASLIAVDPKNGHVLAMIGGRDYGASQFNRITESKRQPGSIFKPLVYAAALETAYSKADPLTAATLLLDRPTRFQYEDTSYEPHNYNQEYLGQVSMRQALTRSLNIPTMKLAETVGFGRVRELALRLGLNEEIQPFPSIALGSFEITPLEMVRAYTAFAAGGLLSPLTPITAVTGEDGAPGPEEKEETVQALTPEVAFMITSLLQSVIDRGTGAGARSRGFSLPAAGKTGTSHDGWFAGYTPDLLCIVWVGFDDNRELKLSGSQAALPIWTEFMKKAADLRPLGGGSFEPPEGIVQVEIDPTTGLLATERCLQRLQEYYIQGTEPTLLSYGNNYAQADEGGAPVSIYATPRGQAAPR from the coding sequence ATGGCTGAAAGAAAACGAAAAAAAACCGGGAGCCGGGCCCGATCCTTCCGGAGGGCCCTCGTCAAGGTCCTCATCGGGCTGGGGCTGGTCCTGGCGATCGCCCTGGGCGCGTTCCTGATCCGCTACTACTACATCTTCGACGGGACGATCGAGCAGAAACTGGGGAACCGCCGGACCATCGCGGCCACCCGCATCTACTCGGCCCCGACCCTCCTCCGCCCGGGCAAATCGCTCTCCCTGCCGGAACTCCGGGCGCGCCTCCGGCGCCTGGGATACGAGGAGGGGAACGCGGCCCCGGGAATGGCCGGGTTCCGGGTCACGGGCCCGGAGCGGCTCCTGGTCCGCAACGACGCCTCCAGCCCCGTCGACCCGGGGCGCGCGGCCGAGATCCGCACCCGCGGCCCCCGGATCGAGTCGGTGCTCCACCCCGACAGCCTGACCCCCCTGGAAAGCTTCGGGCTCAGGCCGGAACTGCTCAGCAACGTCATCGATGAAAGGCGCGAAAAGCGCCGGGAAGTGGCGTATGACGAGATCCCGCAGGTCCTCGTCGACGCGGTGCTCGCTTCCGAGGACCGCCGCTTTTTCAGCCACGGCGGCATCGACCCGATCCGGATCCTGAAGGCGCTGATCGTCGACATCCGGGCGGGCGAGGCGGCCCAGGGGGCCAGCACCCTGACCCAGCAATTCGTCAAAAACTACTTCCTGACCCCGGAGCGGACCCTGCGGCGCAAGTTCGCCGACGCCTACATGTCGGTGCTGCTCGAGCGGAGGCTCACCAAGCGCCAGATCTTCGAGCTCTACAGCAACGAAGTCTACCTGGGGCAGGTCGGCACCTTCAGCATCGTCGGGTTCGGGGAGGCGGCGAACGCCTTTTTCCACAAAAATATCAGGGAGCTGTCGCTGGAGGAGGCCGCCACCCTGGCCGGCATCATCTCGGCCCCCAACCGCTACGGGCCGCTGCGCTACCCCCAGCGGGCGCTCGAGCGCCGGAACCTGGTCCTGGACCTCATGGCCGGTTACGGGATGATTTCCCCGGGCCAGCGGGACGAGGCGAAGGCCCGTCCGGTCGTGGTCCAGCCGACGACGCTCCTCGACTACTCCGGCGCCCCCTATTTCGTCGATTACGTCCAGGAGCGGCTGCTCGGGCGGTACGGCGCCGACGCGCTGGCGCACTCGAAATTCCGGGTCTACACCACCCTCGACACCGACCTGCAGCGGGCGGCCTTCGAGGCGGTCGAGGGGGAAATGGGGGCGCTCGACGAGATCCTGGCCAAACGCGCGGAACCGGTGCCCCCGGGCACGGTCCAGGCCAGCCTGATCGCGGTGGACCCGAAAAACGGGCACGTCCTGGCGATGATCGGGGGGAGGGACTACGGGGCCAGCCAGTTCAACCGGATCACCGAGTCGAAGCGGCAGCCGGGCAGCATCTTCAAGCCCCTCGTCTACGCCGCCGCGCTGGAGACGGCCTACTCGAAGGCGGACCCGCTCACGGCGGCCACCCTGCTGCTCGACCGGCCGACGCGGTTCCAGTACGAGGACACTTCCTACGAGCCGCACAACTACAACCAGGAGTATCTCGGGCAGGTGTCGATGCGCCAGGCGCTCACCCGGTCGCTCAACATCCCCACGATGAAGCTGGCGGAGACCGTCGGCTTCGGCAGGGTCAGGGAACTGGCGCTCCGGCTGGGGCTCAACGAGGAGATCCAGCCCTTCCCCTCCATCGCCCTCGGGAGCTTCGAGATCACGCCGCTGGAAATGGTCCGGGCGTACACGGCCTTCGCGGCCGGCGGCCTCCTTTCCCCGCTGACCCCCATCACCGCCGTCACCGGCGAAGACGGCGCCCCCGGCCCCGAGGAGAAGGAGGAGACGGTCCAGGCCCTCACCCCGGAGGTCGCCTTCATGATCACCTCCCTGCTCCAGTCGGTCATCGACCGCGGGACGGGTGCGGGAGCCCGCTCCCGGGGGTTCTCCCTCCCGGCCGCCGGAAAGACGGGAACGTCGCACGACGGCTGGTTCGCGGGATACACCCCGGACCTGCTCTGCATCGTCTGGGTCGGGTTCGACGACAACCGGGAACTGAAACTGTCCGGGTCGCAGGCCGCCCTCCCCATCTGGACCGAATTCATGAAGAAGGCGGCCGACCTGCGCCCCCTGGGCGGCGGGTCGTTCGAGCCGCCCGAGGGGATCGTCCAGGTGGAGATCGACCCGACCACCGGCCTGCTGGCCACCGAGCGCTGCCTGCAGCGGCTCCAGGAGTACTATATCCAGGGGACGGAGCCGACCCTCCTCAGTTACGGGAACAATTACGCGCAGGCGGACGAAGGCGGGGCCCCCGTCAGCATCTACGCCACCCCGCGCGGTCAGGCCGCGCCGCGGTAG
- a CDS encoding ABC transporter permease — MNDLAQASKEALRLIFTADAEVTTIVAASLRFSLASTLIASLVGVPLGVALANSRFRFKRFVEDLLNTLLAVPTVVVGLFVYTLVFNQGPLGRLGLLFTPAAIILGQTVLILPLIASLSSSAVSGVNPVVRETAFTLGAGRMRTLVTVAEEARPALLVACITAFGRVIGEVGISIILGGNILGYTRTITTAISLETSRGEFALGLALGMVLLVVAFGVNIGARLLRRKTA; from the coding sequence TTGAACGACCTGGCCCAGGCATCGAAGGAGGCGCTGCGCCTCATCTTCACGGCGGACGCCGAGGTGACCACCATCGTGGCCGCCTCGCTCCGCTTCTCGCTCGCCAGTACCCTGATCGCCTCCCTCGTCGGGGTCCCCCTCGGGGTGGCGCTGGCCAACTCCCGGTTCCGCTTCAAGCGCTTCGTGGAGGACCTGCTCAACACCCTGCTCGCCGTCCCCACGGTGGTGGTCGGCCTCTTCGTTTACACCCTGGTCTTCAACCAGGGCCCGCTGGGGCGGCTCGGGCTCCTGTTCACCCCCGCCGCCATCATCCTGGGCCAGACGGTGCTGATCCTCCCCCTGATAGCCTCCCTCTCCTCGAGCGCCGTATCGGGGGTCAACCCCGTGGTCCGGGAAACCGCCTTCACCCTGGGAGCCGGCAGGATGCGCACCCTCGTCACGGTCGCGGAGGAGGCGCGCCCCGCCCTGCTCGTGGCCTGCATCACCGCCTTCGGGAGGGTGATCGGGGAGGTCGGGATCTCCATCATCCTCGGGGGGAACATCCTCGGGTACACCCGCACCATCACCACCGCCATCTCGCTCGAGACCAGCAGGGGCGAGTTCGCGCTGGGGCTGGCCCTGGGGATGGTCCTGCTGGTCGTTGCCTTCGGCGTCAACATCGGCGCCCGGCTGCTGCGGAGGAAAACGGCATGA
- a CDS encoding molybdopterin molybdotransferase MoeA — MTEFFHVITADRFLELLGRFPRLAGETIPLDEALGRVLSRDLACPEDLPEGARSTVDGYAVRARETFGASDSLPALLSLAPPVVMGELPRFRLGAGEAAPIPTGGFLPPGADAVVMVEYTNAAEAASVEITRPVTERTNVLEKGEDARAGETLLEAGKGLRPQELGFLAALGITEVPVYRRPRVGVISSGDEIVPMERKPRPGQVRDANSHAISALVRDSGGLPAVFDIVPDEAPRLDRTLGEALAGADVVVLSGGSSVGARDLMLETVSRLPEAEILAHGIAIRPGKPTLLALQKGKAIVGLPGHPVSALVIAQVFLAPFLRYLQGSPLVKGPAGHRLQAELSTGVHSTIGLEEYVRVRLERRDGGTAVAHPVFGKSGMLSTMVRADGILQIPMTAEGIPRGALVEVTQY, encoded by the coding sequence TTGACCGAATTTTTTCATGTGATCACCGCGGACCGGTTCCTGGAGCTCCTCGGCCGCTTTCCGAGGCTTGCCGGAGAGACGATCCCCCTCGACGAAGCCCTGGGCCGGGTCCTGTCCCGGGATCTCGCCTGCCCGGAGGACCTGCCGGAGGGGGCCCGGTCCACCGTCGACGGCTACGCCGTGCGCGCCCGGGAAACATTCGGGGCCTCCGATTCGCTCCCGGCGCTGCTCTCGCTGGCCCCCCCCGTCGTCATGGGGGAACTCCCCCGCTTCCGCCTCGGCGCGGGGGAGGCGGCCCCCATCCCGACCGGGGGATTTCTCCCGCCGGGGGCCGATGCCGTGGTCATGGTGGAATACACCAACGCGGCCGAGGCCGCCAGCGTCGAAATCACCCGGCCGGTCACGGAGAGGACCAACGTGCTGGAAAAGGGGGAGGACGCGCGCGCCGGGGAAACCCTCCTCGAAGCGGGCAAGGGGCTGCGCCCCCAGGAACTGGGCTTTCTGGCCGCCCTGGGCATCACCGAAGTCCCGGTCTACCGGCGCCCCCGGGTGGGAGTGATCTCCTCCGGGGACGAAATCGTCCCCATGGAGCGGAAACCGCGGCCGGGACAGGTCCGCGACGCCAACAGCCACGCGATCTCCGCATTGGTCCGGGACTCGGGCGGCCTCCCCGCCGTTTTTGACATCGTGCCGGACGAAGCCCCGCGGCTCGACCGGACGCTCGGGGAGGCCCTCGCCGGGGCCGATGTCGTCGTCCTGTCGGGGGGGAGTTCGGTCGGGGCGCGCGACCTGATGCTGGAGACCGTATCCCGGCTCCCGGAGGCCGAGATTCTGGCCCACGGCATCGCCATCCGGCCCGGGAAACCCACCCTGCTCGCCCTGCAAAAGGGGAAAGCCATCGTCGGCCTGCCGGGGCACCCCGTCTCCGCCCTGGTGATCGCCCAGGTCTTTCTGGCCCCCTTTCTGCGCTACCTCCAGGGCTCCCCGCTGGTAAAGGGGCCCGCGGGGCACCGGCTGCAGGCGGAACTTTCCACCGGCGTGCACTCCACCATCGGGCTGGAGGAATATGTCCGCGTGCGGCTCGAACGCCGCGACGGGGGAACGGCCGTCGCTCACCCGGTTTTCGGGAAATCGGGCATGCTCTCCACGATGGTCAGGGCGGACGGCATCCTCCAGATCCCGATGACGGCCGAAGGGATCCCCAGGGGGGCCCTGGTCGAGGTCACCCAGTATTAA
- a CDS encoding ABC transporter ATP-binding protein, producing MNGRAAYTIRDLRHAYGDRTILDIPALEIPAGGISTFMGPNGCGKTTLLSILALLRTPTAGSVRLGGVETVRNRDRELRRRVTLVHQKPVLFSATVRKNIAYGLRVRGLPHREIRDRTEEIARALGLAPVLDKHSHLLSGGEAQRVALARALVVETPIVLLDEPTNSLDDASRPILAQLLHHAVGRRNITVIMATHDPDIVSALSSRVFRLEGGRIAPSCG from the coding sequence ATGAACGGCCGGGCCGCCTACACCATCCGCGACCTGCGCCACGCGTACGGCGACCGGACCATCCTGGACATCCCCGCCCTGGAGATCCCCGCGGGGGGGATCTCGACCTTCATGGGCCCCAACGGCTGCGGCAAGACCACCCTCCTCTCGATCCTGGCCCTGCTCCGTACCCCCACGGCGGGGAGCGTGCGCCTCGGCGGGGTGGAAACGGTCCGCAACCGGGACCGGGAGCTGCGCCGACGGGTCACCCTGGTCCACCAGAAACCGGTCCTCTTTTCCGCCACGGTCCGGAAAAACATCGCCTACGGCCTCCGGGTGCGGGGGCTCCCGCACCGGGAGATCCGGGACCGCACGGAGGAGATCGCGCGCGCCCTGGGCCTTGCGCCGGTCCTGGACAAGCACTCGCACCTCCTCTCCGGGGGGGAGGCGCAGCGGGTGGCGCTGGCGCGCGCCCTGGTCGTCGAGACCCCGATCGTGCTCCTGGACGAACCCACCAATTCGCTCGACGACGCTTCCCGGCCGATTCTGGCGCAACTGTTACATCACGCCGTCGGGAGGCGTAATATCACCGTGATCATGGCAACCCACGATCCCGACATCGTGAGCGCCCTCTCGAGCCGGGTTTTCCGCCTCGAGGGGGGGAGGATTGCCCCGTCCTGCGGTTAG
- a CDS encoding molybdopterin biosynthesis protein: MTSRRHTYRNLKPLDEAREIFLSRFRDLGMEPESIPVRRALGRMSVHAVKAARSVPAYHAAAVDGVAVRASSTFSAFPETPVLLTAGTDSIPVNTGHPLPEGTDAVVMIEKAERTGAGWEIREAVYPWQHVRKMGEDIVKGEIILPAHHRVRAFDQGALMAAGVLEIAVSRRPRVLIIPTGSEVVPPEEVTDPIRPGLILEVNGQVLQSMAEECGAECTLARPVPDKPEKIRASVLSGIDEGYDVLLIIAGSSAGSEDHTPAVLREAGELLVHGVTVMPGKPTLLAAVGNRPVVGIPGYPVSAAVSFREFVSPLLWRIQGLEPPERREVEVAIGRKLPSSPGLEEHVRVILGRIGERVVAIPLTGGAGMLTSLVRADGILRIPPETSGYSEGEKARVELLSSPGELENRLLTLGSHDLTIDLLASALKERSEGRITVSSSNVGSMGGLAAVDKGIAHFAGSHLLDTETGDYNRSYLGRFIKSTPVTLVTLVHRWQGLMLPKGNPKGIRGTADLTREDIRIINRQAGSGTRILLDYELGRGGIDPAAVRGYADEEYTHMSVAMAVTSGRADAGMGILAAARALDLDFIPVTRERYDLVIPTPLLEDARIALMLDIIRSPEFQRQVLALGGYEVEETGRIQAL; the protein is encoded by the coding sequence ATGACATCCAGAAGACACACCTATCGCAACCTGAAACCGCTCGACGAGGCGCGGGAGATTTTCCTGTCGCGCTTCCGGGACCTCGGGATGGAACCGGAAAGCATCCCGGTGCGCCGCGCCCTCGGCCGGATGAGCGTGCACGCCGTCAAGGCCGCCCGGTCCGTCCCCGCCTACCACGCGGCGGCGGTGGACGGCGTGGCCGTCCGGGCCTCCTCGACCTTCTCCGCCTTTCCGGAGACCCCCGTCCTGCTCACGGCGGGAACCGACTCGATCCCCGTCAACACCGGCCACCCCCTCCCCGAAGGGACCGACGCCGTGGTCATGATCGAGAAGGCGGAACGGACCGGCGCCGGGTGGGAAATCCGGGAAGCGGTCTATCCCTGGCAGCACGTGCGCAAGATGGGGGAGGACATCGTCAAGGGGGAGATCATCCTCCCGGCCCATCACCGGGTCCGCGCCTTCGACCAGGGGGCGCTGATGGCGGCGGGAGTCCTGGAAATCGCCGTCTCCCGCAGGCCGCGGGTCCTCATCATCCCCACCGGGAGCGAGGTCGTCCCCCCGGAAGAGGTCACCGACCCGATCAGGCCGGGGCTGATCCTCGAGGTCAACGGGCAGGTGCTCCAGTCGATGGCCGAAGAGTGCGGGGCCGAATGCACCCTGGCGCGCCCGGTCCCGGACAAGCCGGAAAAGATCCGGGCCTCGGTCCTCTCGGGGATCGACGAAGGGTACGACGTCCTCCTCATCATCGCCGGCTCCTCCGCCGGCTCGGAGGACCACACCCCCGCGGTCCTTCGCGAGGCGGGCGAACTCCTGGTCCACGGGGTGACCGTCATGCCCGGCAAGCCGACCCTGCTCGCCGCGGTGGGGAACCGGCCGGTGGTCGGTATTCCGGGATACCCCGTATCGGCCGCCGTCTCCTTCCGGGAGTTCGTCAGCCCGCTCCTGTGGCGGATCCAGGGGCTCGAGCCGCCGGAAAGGAGGGAGGTGGAGGTTGCGATCGGGCGGAAGCTCCCCTCCAGTCCGGGCCTGGAGGAGCACGTGCGCGTCATCCTGGGCAGGATCGGCGAACGGGTCGTGGCCATACCCCTCACCGGCGGGGCCGGCATGCTGACGTCCCTGGTGCGGGCCGACGGCATCCTGCGGATCCCTCCCGAAACCAGCGGCTACTCCGAGGGGGAGAAGGCGCGGGTCGAACTCCTCTCCTCCCCCGGGGAGCTGGAAAACCGGCTCCTGACCCTGGGGTCCCACGACCTGACGATCGACCTGCTCGCCAGCGCCCTCAAGGAACGCTCCGAAGGCAGGATCACCGTCTCCTCCAGCAATGTGGGGAGCATGGGGGGACTCGCGGCCGTGGACAAGGGGATCGCCCATTTCGCCGGCTCCCACCTCCTGGACACGGAAACGGGGGACTACAACCGCTCCTATCTCGGCCGCTTCATCAAGAGCACCCCGGTCACGCTCGTCACCCTGGTCCACCGCTGGCAGGGGCTGATGCTGCCGAAGGGGAACCCGAAGGGGATCCGGGGGACGGCCGACCTGACGCGGGAGGATATCCGCATCATCAACCGCCAGGCGGGCTCCGGCACCCGCATCCTGCTCGACTACGAACTCGGCAGGGGGGGGATCGACCCGGCCGCGGTCCGGGGGTACGCCGACGAGGAATACACGCACATGAGCGTCGCCATGGCGGTCACCTCGGGGAGGGCGGACGCGGGGATGGGTATCCTGGCCGCGGCGCGGGCGCTCGACCTCGATTTCATCCCCGTGACCAGGGAGCGCTACGACCTGGTGATCCCCACGCCGCTTCTGGAAGACGCGCGCATCGCTCTCATGCTTGACATCATCCGCTCCCCGGAGTTCCAGCGGCAGGTCCTGGCCCTCGGGGGGTACGAGGTTGAGGAAACCGGCAGGATCCAGGCCCTGTAG
- a CDS encoding HD domain-containing protein, with protein sequence MATEKASYESIVESRFPGLVARVRGLIEDSEREYEGDARRGESHLWEHTRHVASLACRLAVLEGMDPLIPSVAALFHDAGKFAGGRYHEGETAEEEESARIAERLLGDAAMKPADIRRVLSGLGALYNERAGANRVAAVIHDADFLSKFGALGVAAFFTKSALRGRSLRSSVLGYLSKELTYAACLPSNMRTGAGRRLAEKKAGDSLRFFRNLLAELKDAGIADLRIRRLEVPSPRGGRALGIRLAAAAACPACGGRWRMEWGTEKGIKCTSLQVDWECTRCGERLETSFCLPEIA encoded by the coding sequence ATGGCTACCGAGAAGGCGTCCTACGAAAGCATCGTCGAATCCCGGTTCCCGGGCCTGGTCGCGCGGGTCCGGGGCCTCATCGAGGATTCGGAAAGGGAGTACGAGGGGGACGCCCGGCGCGGGGAAAGCCACCTCTGGGAGCATACGAGGCACGTGGCTTCCCTCGCCTGCCGCCTGGCCGTCCTGGAGGGGATGGACCCGCTGATCCCCTCCGTCGCCGCCCTGTTTCATGACGCGGGCAAATTCGCGGGGGGGAGATACCACGAGGGGGAGACGGCCGAGGAGGAGGAATCGGCGCGGATCGCCGAACGGCTCCTGGGCGACGCCGCCATGAAACCCGCCGATATCCGCAGGGTGCTGTCGGGGCTCGGGGCCCTCTACAACGAGAGGGCCGGGGCGAACCGGGTCGCAGCCGTGATCCACGACGCCGATTTCCTCTCCAAGTTCGGGGCCCTGGGGGTGGCGGCCTTCTTCACCAAATCGGCGCTGCGCGGCCGTTCGCTGCGCTCCTCGGTCCTCGGCTATCTCAGCAAGGAACTGACCTATGCCGCCTGCCTCCCCTCGAACATGCGCACGGGCGCCGGGCGCAGACTGGCTGAAAAAAAAGCGGGCGATTCGCTTAGATTCTTCCGCAATCTACTGGCAGAATTGAAAGATGCGGGGATAGCGGATCTCCGCATCCGGCGGCTGGAGGTCCCCTCCCCGCGCGGGGGGAGGGCGCTCGGGATCCGGCTGGCGGCGGCCGCCGCCTGCCCCGCCTGCGGCGGCCGCTGGCGCATGGAGTGGGGGACCGAGAAGGGGATCAAATGCACCAGTCTCCAGGTGGACTGGGAGTGCACCCGGTGCGGCGAGCGGCTGGAGACCTCCTTCTGCCTTCCTGAAATCGCCTGA